A genomic stretch from Cydia amplana chromosome 1, ilCydAmpl1.1, whole genome shotgun sequence includes:
- the LOC134662946 gene encoding mediator of RNA polymerase II transcription subunit 24, with translation MVQMETSKNTSKTSSLKALILKAWRERWTDIQWGINIKTIIPRGVSGDLYNLADCILQQAMVGCGANQLVISYLKHSLASHIVSYAAVLQRISKFDAFHKPHCILSLLEFLESFLDSITCRGKLEEEVIATAVSSIILWLLQVYHYSLSKYPSSNTIQSQELLEKSTTLLSSIVSTDYLVAMFYLAKQNNPDEYNEVTKKCQEITAFMMMNTQFKAPVAIHETLQKVCNMDIDKIAPLNIKPEPVTHCLQVLVAINILANPSADMQQLSTQLLMIKRIKGYSLGRLFCELIRACFISLNDSSKDASKQALWAAFTFLKVPQVISYLHSTCGTSNKEDYSAETVEAFEKLLQSTPLLDIVDTKNSCNSIVSLLEPLVKLNVVTEQHLSYFSQKRESKDVKLQKLEPTGLQGSVPSFITRAEPTLAGILKTMSGDFHKMQEQLYAMLCQIVGGTSLTTILAVAAVEGKLKLFVSRLIRFNEFALHAASEKGASQSKVYIFDISFLILCSIVQDYGVDAVLEDNGDSFFEQWVRECMPQKGVHKSPDQIVQKCDPSIVDIFIHHLSAPDFDFKNTNLKPHELCMNVSRTVKEVLFAWEQGSLSAVDVKRMLDSLRQKMASLAVCATVWLCAYIDVVIQDAFLKPINMIQQLLTPPSEVELAQIDNFKERAILMCQIIRKMQYDIHPPSAPKNKNVTLPHTIISRQPILEQLQSAWEDVKTRGYLHIDATHIIESLLNTAGPVWFVTNLVKETLKFRYQEDLDRSVDIVLAMFHLDIEKCTEAMLLHVLPQYLYNAKLSEELVEPQSATLAKLAVYCVFAALEQSSSNKAQNTRKRRHEDADDMDAMVSSSKVRRLNDNSTDSSVYYNMQGQSVPGMNMREPLASALETLYKSFSQLAGKNGDVTPQTQFILEFLVYVVQCGQDRAQVVLQKMPSELVPTLIKALPDTFNINLILRLHDLSTPYGRKDTARDLCLLRNMRLRPE, from the coding sequence ATGGTGCAAATGGAGACCTCGAAGAACACTAGCAAAACTAGTTCACTCAAGGCTCTAATATTAAAAGCCTGGCGAGAACGATGGACTGACATTCAATGGGGAATAAACATCAAGACCATCATACCTCGAGGAGTCAGCGGTGATCTCTACAACCTGGCGGATTGTATTCTCCAGCAAGCCATGGTCGGATGTGGAGCAAACCAGTTAGtaatatcttatcttaaacATTCTTTGGCATCGCACATAGTTTCGTATGCGGCAGTGCTACAGAGAATATCCAAGTTCGACGCATTTCACAAACCTCACTGCATTTTGAGCCTTTTGGAGTTTCTGGAAAGCTTCTTGGACAGTATAACCTGCCGGGGGAAACTGGAGGAAGAAGTAATAGCCACAGCTGTCTCATCCATAATACTGTGGCTTTTGCAAGTCTATCACTATTCTCTGAGTAAATATCCATCATCAAATACCATTCAAAGTCAAGAACTTCTAGAAAAGTCAACAACTCTTCTCAGTTCTATAGTAAGTACTGATTATTTAGTAGCTATGTTTTATCTAGCTAAACAAAACAACCCCGATGAATACAACGAAGTAACCAAGAAGTGCCAAGAGATTACAGCCTTTATGATGATGAACACACAGTTCAAAGCTCCAGTGGCGATACATGAGACTTTACAGAAGGTTTGTAATATGGATATTGACAAAATAGCACCACTGAATATCAAGCCCGAACCTGTCACTCATTGTTTGCAAGTGTTAGTTGCTATAAACATTTTGGCAAACCCTAGTGCTGACATGCAACAGCTATCAACACAACTGCTTATGATAAAGAGGATCAAGGGATATTCTCTGGGCAGACTCTTTTGTGAGCTAATCCGAGCTTGCTTCATTTCTTTGAATGATTCCAGTAAAGATGCATCTAAACAAGCACTTTGGGCGGCATTCACATTTCTTAAAGTGCCACAAGTTATAAGTTACCTGCACAGCACATGTGGCACCAGCAACAAAGAAGATTACTCTGCAGAAACTGTTGAAGCCTTTGAGAAACTACTGCAGTCAACTCCGCTATTGGATATAGTTGACACTAAAAACTCTTGTAACAGCATTGTGTCCTTATTGGAACCCTTAGTCAAACTTAATGTAGTGACTGAGCAACACCTGTCCTACTTCAGCCAAAAAAGAGAAAGCAAAGACGTAAAGTTGCAAAAATTAGAACCCACTGGCCTACAGGGATCTGTGCCTTCATTCATTACACGGGCAGAACCTACTCTAGCTGGGATATTAAAGACAATGTCTGGAGATTTCCACAAAATGCAAGAGCAACTGTATGCCATGCTGTGCCAGATAGTAGGTGGAACTTCTTTAACAACAATCTTGGCTGTTGCAGCAGTTGAAGGGAAGTTAAAGTTGTTTGTGTCAAGACTTATCAGGTTTAATGAATTTGCTTTACATGCAGCAAGCGAGAAAGGTGCTTCTCAGTCCAAGGTCtatatttttgacatttcatttttaattctaTGTTCGATTGTGCAAGACTATGGTGTTGATGCAGTTTTAGAAGACAATGGAGACTCTTTCTTTGAACAGTGGGTCAGAGAATGTATGCCACAAAAAGGAGTCCACAAGTCACCTGATCAAATTGTGCAAAAATGTGATCCATCCATAGTAGACATTTTTATTCACCACTTAAGTGCACCTGACTTTGATTTCAAAAATACCAATTTGAAACCTCATGAGCTCTGCATGAATGTGAGTCGAACTGTGAAAGAAGTATTATTTGCTTGGGAGCAAGGTTCATTATCTGCTGTAGATGTTAAGAGAATGTTGGATTCTTTAAGACAGAAAATGGCGTCACTAGCCGTATGTGCTACTGTTTGGCTGTGTGCCTATATTGATGTTGTTATCCAAGATGCTTTCTTGAAGCCAATAAACATGATACAGCAGTTATTGACACCACCAAGTGAGGTAGAATTGGCCCAAATTGATAACTTTAAAGAGCGTGCTATTCTAATGTGCCAAATTATCCGAAAAATGCAGTATGACATTCATCCTCCATCTGCACCAAAGAACAAAAATGTGACTCTTCCTCATACAATTATTTCACGGCAGCCAATTTTAGAGCAATTGCAATCAGCCTGGGAGGACGTAAAAACGAGAGGCTATTTGCATATTGATGCCACACACATTATAGAAAGCCTTCTGAATACTGCAGGACCTGTGTGGTTTGTTACGAATCTTGTGAAAGAAACTTTGAAATTTAGATACCAGGAAGACCTTGATAGGTCTGTGGATATAGTTCTTGCCATGTTCCATTTAGACATTGAAAAGTGTACAGAAGCTATGCTTTTACATGTCTTACCACAGTATTTATACAATGCAAAGTTATCTGAAGAACTAGTGGAGCCTCAATCTGCCACATTAGCCAAATTGGCAGTGTACTGTGTCTTTGCTGCACTTGAACAGAGCAGCTCAAACAAGGCTCAGAATACTAGAAAACGCCGTCATGAGGATGCTGATGATATGGATGCAATGGTCTCCTCAAGTAAAGTTCGGAGACTGAATGATAATAGTACGGATAGTTCCGTGTATTATAATATGCAGGGACAGAGTGTGCCTGGGATGAATATGAGAGAACCATTAGCATCTGCTTTAGAAACTTTGTATAAATCATTCTCGCAACTGGCTGGAAAAAATGGCGATGTCACTCCTCAGACACAATTTATACTCGAGTTTTTGGTGTATGTCGTGCAGTGTGGTCAAGACAGAGCACAAGTGGTATTGCAGAAAATGCCTAGTGAACTAGTTCCAACACTTATAAAGGCTCTTCCGGATACTTTTAACATAAATTTGATTTTGAGATTACATGATTTGTCTACTCCTTATGGCAGAAAAGATACTGCCAGAGACTTATGTCTGCTCAGAAATATGAGACTGAGGCCTGAGTAA